The Pontibacter sp. SGAir0037 DNA segment GGTCCATGCGCTCATCAATGTACTGGTTCTGGTCCAGGCCATACTCTTTGCCGGTTGTTTTGATAAACTGCCAGAGGCCTACAGCACCGGCCCAGGATGCCGCCTTTGGGTTAAGGCCCGATTCAACTATAGAGAGGTACTTCATGTCCTGTGGCATGTTGTACTTCTTAAGGTACTTTTCAAAAAGCGGAAAGTATACATTCTCACGCGTAAGCATGGTGCGGGTATACTTCCTGTTTCTGATGGTAAAATAATCGATGTGGCTCCTTACAAAAGGATTGAACACAAGCGGAATATCTGCCTCAATACAGTTTAGCCTGTCCTGGATAACATCGTTGGGTACATTGGGAATGTACTCTACTAACAGTGCAAGCTCCTCTGGCGAAAGAAGCGTTGTGTCTGATGCAAATGTATCTTCTGCTATTGGCTTTTCGTGCTTGAAGCTAAAGGAGCCGGAGCTTTGGGCATACCCCATCCCCATGCTGCCTATAAAAGCTGCAAGTACTGTAAAGAGTTTAGAGTAAGTCATTATATATTATGCTTCAACGGTTATCTTGTCCAAGATATAATTCGAGAAAGAAAGCAGTGCTGACTCTTCGAATGAGCGGGTCATAAGCTGTAACCCAATGGAAAGGCCTTTTGAATCGCGTCCGACTGGTATTGAAATAGCCGGAACCCCTGCTAAAGAGGCCTGAACCGTAAAGATATCCTCCAGGTAAACTGCTACCGGATTTGTTGCATTTTCTCCAAACTTAAAGGCTGTGGTTGGAGCTGTAGGCAATATAAGAAAATCGTAAGACTGAAGCAACTCATCTGTCTTCTCCTTTATCAGCCTTCTTACCTTCTGCGCCTTGGTATAGTAAGCGTCGTAATAATCGGCACTGAGCACAAAAGTGCCCAGCATGATGCGGCGCTTCACTTCTTCTCCAAAGCCTTCAGACCTGGTTTTTTTATAAAGAGAGTTAAGGTCTGTTACATTTGGGCTGCGAAAGCCATACTTTACCCCGTCATAACGGCCCAGGTTTGAACTGGCTTCGGCTGTTGTCAGGATGTAATAAGTTGGAACTATGTAGTCCAGGTATGGGAATTCAACTGCTTCAACGGTATGCCCGGCTTCCCGCAGCATATCTTTTACGCTCAAGATGCTTTCTTTTACTTCAGCATCCAGCCCTTCGCTTTCGAAGCAGTCTCTGATATACCCTATTCTATACTTTTTGCCTTCTTCTATAGCTAACTGCTGGCTATAAACCGGTACTTCGCGGCGGCTAACAGTGCTGTCCAGCTCATCGTTACCAGCCATTACTTCTAGCAGCAGCGCCGCATCTTCTACGCTTTTGGCTATAATGCCAATCTGGTCGAAAGAAGAAGCATAAGCGATAAGGCCGAAGCGTGATATTCTGGAATATGTTGGCTTTAAGCCCACAATACCACAAAAGGATGCCGGTTGCCTAACAGAACCTCCTGTATCTGAGCCAATAGAAGCCAGGCATAAATCGGCCTGTACCGCTACTGCAGAACCGCCAGAAGAGCCTCCGGGAACACGGGTATGGTCGTCGGCATTCAGTGCCGGTCCAAAAGCAGAATTTTCGTTAGAGCCACCCATTGCAAACTCATCGCAGTTTTGTCTGCCAATAATAATGGCATCTTCTGCAAGTAAGCGTTCTACGGCAGTGGCAGTATAAAGCGATTTAAAGCCATCCAGAATCTTACTGGAAGCCTGTAAGCTATGGCCTTTATAAGCCAGTACATCTTTGATGCCGATCACCATGCCAGCCAATTTACCGGCACTACCATCAGCAAGCTTTTGGTCTACGGTATCGGCCTGTGCATAGGCTTCTTCATCAAATGTCTCTAAAAAGGCATTCAGCTTCTCCTGCTCCTTAATATTGTGGAGGTAATGCTCTACCAGCTGTCTGCACGTAACCTGCCCATTGGCAATATCCGCGCGGATCTCACTTAACGAATTATACTGTTTCAAACTAATCCTGCTTCTTTATGTCGTCGACGTGTCGTTCGAGTTCTGATTTAATTTCGTTTGTTGCGTCTTTAAATTCCCGTATACCGCGGCCAAATGATCGGGCAATGCCTGGAATTTTGTCTGCACCGAACATTAGCAGAACTGCTACAAGAATCACAAAGATTTCTCCACCACCTAAATCCGATAGGAAGAGAAGAACTGTACCTGCGTACATACTAGTAACTGATAACTAGTTGGTTAATATTACTTGGTTTGCTTATCGTCTTTTACAGAGTTCTCAATGTCGCTTTTGATTTCTTTAGTAGCGTCTTTGAACTCACGAATGCCGCGCCCCATGCCTCTTGCCA contains these protein-coding regions:
- a CDS encoding twin-arginine translocase TatA/TatE family subunit, producing the protein MYAGTVLLFLSDLGGGEIFVILVAVLLMFGADKIPGIARSFGRGIREFKDATNEIKSELERHVDDIKKQD
- the gatA gene encoding Asp-tRNA(Asn)/Glu-tRNA(Gln) amidotransferase subunit GatA gives rise to the protein MKQYNSLSEIRADIANGQVTCRQLVEHYLHNIKEQEKLNAFLETFDEEAYAQADTVDQKLADGSAGKLAGMVIGIKDVLAYKGHSLQASSKILDGFKSLYTATAVERLLAEDAIIIGRQNCDEFAMGGSNENSAFGPALNADDHTRVPGGSSGGSAVAVQADLCLASIGSDTGGSVRQPASFCGIVGLKPTYSRISRFGLIAYASSFDQIGIIAKSVEDAALLLEVMAGNDELDSTVSRREVPVYSQQLAIEEGKKYRIGYIRDCFESEGLDAEVKESILSVKDMLREAGHTVEAVEFPYLDYIVPTYYILTTAEASSNLGRYDGVKYGFRSPNVTDLNSLYKKTRSEGFGEEVKRRIMLGTFVLSADYYDAYYTKAQKVRRLIKEKTDELLQSYDFLILPTAPTTAFKFGENATNPVAVYLEDIFTVQASLAGVPAISIPVGRDSKGLSIGLQLMTRSFEESALLSFSNYILDKITVEA